The Deltaproteobacteria bacterium genome window below encodes:
- a CDS encoding ROK family protein — translation MRIGIDLGGTKTEILALDDQGGERLRRRVATPSHDYDAIIATIAALVHDAERELGATGTVGVGIPGSISPRTGLVRNANTQACNGRPLREDLERALARGVRLANDANCFALSEATDGAGQGAAIVFGVILGTGCGAGVVVDGRVRAGAHGIAGEWGHNPLPWARGDELPGPACWCGKRGCIEAWLSGPALLADHRRSGGAAVRDVPAIVAAAQGGDAPAIASLQRHLDRLARALATVVDVLDPDVIVLGGGVGQLPGLCEGVRAQIGAHIFCDYADVTVRTPVHGDASGVRGAAWLW, via the coding sequence GTGCGCATCGGCATCGACCTGGGCGGCACCAAGACCGAGATCCTCGCGCTCGACGACCAGGGCGGCGAGCGACTGCGACGCCGCGTGGCGACGCCGTCGCACGACTACGACGCCATCATCGCCACCATCGCCGCGCTCGTGCACGACGCGGAGCGCGAGCTCGGTGCAACCGGCACCGTCGGCGTCGGCATCCCCGGATCGATCTCGCCGCGCACCGGCCTGGTCCGCAACGCCAACACCCAGGCCTGCAACGGCCGGCCGCTGCGTGAGGATCTCGAGCGGGCGCTCGCCCGCGGGGTCCGCCTCGCCAACGACGCCAACTGCTTCGCGCTCTCCGAGGCCACCGACGGCGCAGGGCAGGGCGCGGCGATCGTGTTCGGCGTCATCCTCGGCACCGGCTGTGGCGCGGGCGTGGTCGTCGATGGCCGCGTGCGCGCGGGTGCCCACGGCATCGCCGGCGAGTGGGGCCACAACCCGCTGCCGTGGGCGCGCGGCGACGAACTGCCGGGGCCGGCGTGCTGGTGTGGCAAGCGCGGCTGCATCGAGGCGTGGCTGTCGGGGCCCGCGTTGCTCGCCGATCATCGCCGCAGTGGCGGCGCGGCGGTGCGCGACGTGCCCGCGATCGTGGCCGCGGCGCAGGGCGGCGATGCGCCCGCGATCGCCTCGCTGCAGCGGCACCTCGATCGACTCGCGCGCGCGCTCGCGACCGTGGTCGACGTGCTCGACCCCGACGTCATCGTGCTCGGCGGCGGCGTCGGTCAGCTGCCGGGGCTGTGCGAGGGCGTGCGCGCGCAGATCGGCGCCCACATCTTCTGCGACTACGCCGATGTCACCGTTCGCACGCCGGTCCACGGCGACGCCAGCGGCGTGCGCGGGGCCGCGTGGCTATGGTGA
- a CDS encoding VCBS repeat-containing protein, whose translation MDNIANEPWCYRRFTLEGTAFPGPHGRFGLGGEPRFFIGHNFESASMIGWDGAGVVVEPQPQLDDLVGVPGSSFHATSGIVRGHDDVLYFGDELRRFVSTPKGLTNGATTMYSSEQAHAPWAAADVDGDGVDEVIVSESLLQPEGGRPRLRVMEWTDNGFVFVGDPIEYNLEACGFGLAIAALDADGDPYEDLVVSTDCQQSGLEGRLYLIRGAAQVEQMQVQISGRSPQTKDGFVFWAEMMVARDFDGDALIDLALMTTQGHMLIMRGLGGESWAEATYVWDANSFPMGPDGVDGANVWEWTFADIDGDGRTDILAGRTVIVDPTGEPSFVDYLPSGALPMIVKFSAVGDISGDGIDDLMVATADQSTEVLISGPP comes from the coding sequence GTGGACAACATTGCGAACGAGCCGTGGTGCTATCGACGCTTCACGCTCGAAGGCACGGCATTTCCGGGCCCGCACGGACGCTTCGGGCTGGGCGGCGAACCCCGCTTCTTCATCGGCCACAACTTCGAGTCGGCGTCGATGATCGGCTGGGACGGTGCGGGTGTGGTCGTCGAGCCGCAGCCGCAGCTCGACGATCTCGTCGGGGTCCCGGGTTCTAGCTTCCACGCGACGAGCGGGATAGTTCGCGGCCACGACGACGTGTTGTACTTCGGCGACGAGCTCCGGCGCTTCGTCAGCACCCCAAAGGGCCTCACCAACGGTGCGACGACGATGTACTCGTCCGAGCAGGCTCACGCACCCTGGGCGGCAGCCGATGTCGATGGCGACGGCGTCGACGAGGTGATCGTCTCGGAGTCGTTGCTCCAGCCCGAAGGCGGGCGGCCGCGGCTGCGCGTCATGGAATGGACCGACAACGGGTTCGTCTTCGTCGGGGACCCGATCGAGTACAACCTCGAGGCGTGTGGTTTCGGGCTGGCGATCGCGGCCCTCGACGCCGACGGCGATCCCTACGAGGACCTCGTGGTCTCGACCGACTGCCAGCAGTCGGGTCTGGAGGGGCGCCTCTACCTCATCCGCGGCGCGGCGCAGGTCGAACAAATGCAAGTTCAGATCTCCGGCAGGTCGCCACAGACGAAGGATGGCTTCGTGTTCTGGGCCGAGATGATGGTGGCGCGCGACTTCGACGGCGATGCTCTGATCGACCTCGCGCTCATGACCACGCAAGGGCACATGCTGATCATGCGCGGGCTTGGCGGTGAGTCCTGGGCCGAGGCCACGTATGTGTGGGACGCCAACAGCTTCCCAATGGGGCCCGATGGGGTCGACGGCGCCAACGTCTGGGAGTGGACCTTCGCCGACATCGACGGCGACGGCCGAACGGACATCCTCGCGGGTCGCACCGTCATCGTCGATCCAACGGGCGAGCCGAGCTTCGTTGACTACCTGCCGAGCGGAGCGCTCCCGATGATCGTGAAGTTCTCCGCGGTCGGCGACATCTCTGGCGACGGCATCGACGACCTGATGGTGGCGACCGCCGACCAGAGTACCGAGGTGTTGATCTCGGGTCCACCCTGA
- a CDS encoding DUF1080 domain-containing protein — protein sequence MNRRTVALTLALVACGGTDAKPDAAPATKAETKASAAPELGPDAKAAAKPDEPAPTTAAPPPAAEVRSWSFEDDAVDAVAKGFRVVAAGEVVDPPATWAVVEDPEAPSPPHAFGVTKTVGTNKSYNLALVDGTRYGDVELNVMLAARSGSNNQGGGVMFRAKGEADHYIARHNPVENNFRVYALIGGARVDIAAAPLELDPKAWHALRVTMVGDHIECFVDDKLVVAADDKSLPEAGMIGLWTKGDAATVFDDLTVAAIGPR from the coding sequence ATGAACCGACGCACCGTCGCGCTCACCCTCGCCCTGGTCGCCTGCGGCGGCACCGATGCCAAGCCCGACGCCGCGCCGGCCACCAAGGCCGAGACCAAGGCATCCGCGGCGCCCGAGCTCGGGCCCGACGCGAAGGCAGCCGCGAAGCCCGACGAGCCCGCGCCGACCACCGCCGCGCCACCACCGGCGGCCGAGGTGCGCAGCTGGAGCTTCGAGGACGACGCGGTCGATGCGGTCGCGAAGGGCTTCCGCGTGGTCGCGGCCGGCGAGGTGGTCGATCCACCGGCGACGTGGGCCGTGGTCGAAGACCCCGAGGCCCCGTCGCCGCCGCACGCCTTCGGCGTGACCAAGACCGTCGGCACCAACAAGAGCTACAACCTCGCGCTCGTCGACGGCACCCGCTACGGCGACGTCGAGCTGAACGTGATGCTCGCGGCGCGCAGCGGCAGCAACAACCAAGGCGGCGGCGTCATGTTCCGCGCCAAGGGCGAGGCCGACCACTACATCGCCCGCCACAACCCGGTCGAGAACAACTTCCGCGTCTACGCGCTCATCGGCGGCGCGCGGGTCGACATCGCCGCCGCACCGCTCGAGCTCGACCCCAAGGCCTGGCACGCGCTGCGCGTGACCATGGTCGGCGATCACATCGAGTGCTTCGTCGACGACAAGCTGGTGGTCGCGGCCGACGACAAATCGCTGCCCGAGGCGGGGATGATCGGGCTATGGACCAAGGGCGATGCCGCGACGGTGTTCGACGATCTCACGGTCGCCGCGATCGGGCCGCGGTAG
- the glpX gene encoding class II fructose-bisphosphatase, whose amino-acid sequence MDRRLVLEFVRVTEAAAIACSHLIGRGDKDGADAKAVEAMRAAFDRVPVSGTVVIGEGERDEAPMLYIGERVGSADENYPEVDIAVDPLEGTNLCAEGGPGALAVLAVAARGHLLNAPDTYMEKIACGPEGIGVVSLRKTPAENVRALAEIKGRRISEITVVVLERDRHVKLVEELRGAGARVHLISDGDVAPAVATCLPDSGIDMVCGTGGAPEGVLSAAALHCMGGFFEGRLKFRNEGERQRAIAMGVSEPDRLFAMSDLVRGEVIFVATGVTSGPLLKGVRRIGDRLHLQTLAMRSSTGTVRFVDTTVRADRFHT is encoded by the coding sequence ATGGACCGCCGCCTCGTGCTGGAGTTCGTGCGGGTCACGGAGGCCGCCGCGATCGCCTGCTCGCATCTCATCGGGCGCGGCGACAAGGACGGCGCCGACGCCAAGGCCGTCGAGGCCATGCGCGCGGCCTTCGATCGCGTGCCGGTCAGCGGTACCGTCGTGATCGGCGAGGGCGAGCGCGACGAGGCGCCGATGCTCTACATCGGCGAGCGCGTGGGCTCGGCCGACGAGAACTACCCCGAGGTCGACATCGCGGTCGATCCGCTCGAGGGCACCAACCTCTGTGCCGAGGGTGGCCCCGGCGCGCTCGCGGTGCTGGCGGTCGCGGCCCGCGGCCACCTGCTGAACGCGCCCGACACGTACATGGAGAAGATCGCGTGCGGCCCCGAGGGCATCGGCGTGGTCTCGCTGCGCAAGACCCCGGCCGAGAACGTGCGCGCGCTGGCCGAGATCAAGGGCCGTCGCATCAGCGAGATCACGGTGGTGGTGCTCGAGCGCGACCGCCACGTGAAGCTGGTGGAGGAGCTGCGCGGCGCCGGTGCCCGCGTGCACCTCATCAGCGACGGCGACGTCGCGCCCGCGGTCGCGACCTGCCTGCCCGACAGCGGCATCGACATGGTCTGCGGCACCGGTGGCGCGCCCGAGGGCGTGCTCTCGGCGGCCGCGCTGCACTGCATGGGCGGCTTCTTCGAGGGCCGCCTCAAGTTCCGCAACGAGGGCGAGCGTCAGCGTGCGATCGCGATGGGCGTCAGCGAGCCCGATCGCCTGTTCGCGATGTCCGACCTGGTCCGCGGCGAGGTCATCTTCGTCGCCACCGGCGTGACCTCGGGGCCGCTGCTCAAGGGCGTGCGCCGCATCGGCGATCGCCTGCACCTGCAGACCCTCGCGATGCGCAGCTCGACCGGCACCGTGCGCTTCGTCGACACGACGGTCCGCGCCGATCGCTTCCACACCTGA
- a CDS encoding acyl-CoA thioesterase — protein sequence MRPCAHVRVLFADTDQMGVVYHASYLRYLELARVELCRSVGLAIPTFEPRGLGLPLTEVAVRYRAPARYDDRMTVHCAVSLLTRARLHFDYLVTVEPGDREGLAQPIDLLWAQTRHACIRLADGRPERLPRDVVALLESCYSR from the coding sequence ATGCGACCGTGCGCCCACGTGCGGGTGCTGTTCGCCGACACCGATCAGATGGGCGTGGTCTATCACGCGTCGTACCTGCGCTACCTCGAGCTCGCGCGGGTCGAGCTGTGCCGCAGCGTCGGGCTGGCGATCCCCACCTTCGAGCCGCGTGGGCTGGGCTTGCCGCTGACCGAGGTCGCGGTGCGCTACCGCGCGCCCGCGCGCTACGACGATCGCATGACCGTGCACTGTGCCGTGTCGCTGCTCACGCGCGCGCGGCTGCACTTCGACTACCTCGTGACGGTCGAGCCCGGCGATCGCGAGGGCCTCGCGCAGCCGATCGACCTCCTGTGGGCGCAGACGCGGCATGCGTGCATTCGGCTCGCAGACGGCCGTCCCGAACGGCTGCCGCGCGATGTGGTCGCACTGCTCGAATCCTGCTATTCACGGTAG